A segment of the Streptomyces sp. P9-A2 genome:
AGCACAGCGCCGGACCGTGCGGCACCTTGCTGTCACGGACGGGCACGACGGCCCGGAACCCGTCGGCCACCTCCACGCAGTCGCCCCCGCCTGATTGCTGTAGCTGCTCTTGCGCCAGGCGACGCCGGTCGGA
Coding sequences within it:
- a CDS encoding DUF397 domain-containing protein translates to MEVADGFRAVVPVRDSKVPHGPALCFEAASWAAFIGELKGDVQHRPYRP